A window of Nitrospirae bacterium YQR-1 genomic DNA:
ATAACTACGGCTGAGTTTCCCACACCGGCCAGAAGACCCGCCTATTCGGTTTTAGACCTTTCTCAAACAATACTCTGTACAGGTTTCAAACCTCTGAGGTGGATGGCGTCTCTGGAGAACTATTTAAAAATAGATATTGATGCATAAAAAACTAATATCATTAATAAGGATGGGGTCAAGGGGGCGAGCTCCCTTGTGGGAGAGGGTTTAAGGGAGAGGGCAAAGCCCTCTCCCTTATAAACAGACACTGATGCCTGAAAAGTATGATTTTATAGTAGCAGGGGCGGGTTTTGCCGGTGCGGTAAGTGCCGAAAGGCTCGCCTCGCAACTGGATAAAAAAGTCCTGCTTGTTGAGAAACGCTCACACATTGGCGGCAACTCCTATGATTACTATGATGAAGCAGGCATTTTAGTTCACAAGTACGGCGCCCACTGTTTTCACACTGTCTATGACGATGTATGGGAGTATGTAAACAGTTTTGTTAGGTTCAATAATTACGTCCACAGAGTGCTGACTTACGTTGACGGCAAAAAGGTTCCAATCCCTATAAATCTTACAACCGTAAATACGCTGTTGGGTAAGCAATTCTCGGAGAGCCAACTCAGGGAGTATTTTGATTCTATGAGAATCGCAGTGCCGGAAATTAAAAATTCACGTGATGTTGTTGTCTCTGTTGTGGGAGAGTATTTTTACGAAAAGTTTTTTAAAAATTATACGTTTAAACAATGGGGAGTATATCCTGATGAACTATCACCGGAGGTGACCAAACGAATACCCATCAGGTATGACACAGATGACAGGTACTTTGGCGATAAACATCAGGGTATGCCTGAGGAGGGTTTTTTTAAACTTTTTGAGAAAATTCTTGACCATAAGAATATAACGGTTGTCACCGGCACCGACTATAAGGACGTTGTGGGCGACGTAAAGTTTGACAAGATTATTTACACCGGGCCTGTGGACTATTTCTTTGACCACATGCATGGCAGGCTTCCGTACCGCAGTCAGAGTTTTGAGTTTGAGACCCATGACACAGAGTACTTTCAGGAGGTAGCCGTAGTTAATTACCCTAACGACCATAGGTACACAAAGATAACGGAAAGTAAACACTTTACATACCAAAAGCATCCTAAAACAACCATAGTGAAGGAATACCCGGAGGCTGAAGGTGAGCCCTATTATCCGATGCCTATGGAGAGCGCTAAAAAACAATATGAATTATATGCCAAAGAGGCTGAAAAATTAAAAACAGTTTATTTTGCCGGGCGCCTTGCACAGTACCGGTACTATAACATGGACCAGGCTATAAAGCAGGCAATTGATCTTGTCGGGGCAATAGCCAAAGGAGAGGGTAAGTGAAAATTTTAGTGACAGGCGGCGCCGGTTTTATCGGATCAAATGTCGTGGATGGATATATAGAGCAGGGACATGAGGTTGTTGTGATTGATAATTTAAGTACCGGCAAGATGGAAAATTTAAATAAAAGAGCAAAGTTCTATCTCATGGATTTATGCAGCAAAGAGGTTGGTAAGGTTTTTGAGATAGAAAAACCTGAAATAGTAAACCACCACGGGGCGCAGATATCTGTGCCGGCCTCAGTGCTGGACCCTGTGTTTGACGCTGACGTAAATATTTTAGGATTTTTAAATATTATGGAGTGCTCCGTAAAGCATGGAGTGCGTAAGTTTATTTTTATATCCTCCGGAGGGGCTGTCTATGGTGAGGCGGTAAAGGAGCCTGCAACCGAGAACTCCCCTGCAACTCCACTGTCACCCTATGCAATAACCAAACTAACCGCCGAGTATTATTTGAATTTTTATTCCCACCACTACGGGCTTGATTATACGGTTTTAAGGTACGCTAATATCTTTGGTCCCAGGCAAACCCCTCATGCCGAGGCCGGTGTTGTAGCTATTTTTATGGAAAAACTTATTGCAGGGACACTTCCGGTAATTTATCACTTCCAGGAAGAGCCCGACGGCATGATAAGAGACTACTGCTATGTTAAAGACATCGTCAGTGCAAACTTAATCGCCCTTACTAAGGGAACGTCTCATATAATAAATATCGGCTCCTCAGTTGAAACAACAACGGGGCGGCTCTACAGGGCAATACTACAGTGTGCAAGGGAAAAGGGGTATGCTAAGGAAGAC
This region includes:
- the glf gene encoding UDP-galactopyranose mutase; protein product: MPEKYDFIVAGAGFAGAVSAERLASQLDKKVLLVEKRSHIGGNSYDYYDEAGILVHKYGAHCFHTVYDDVWEYVNSFVRFNNYVHRVLTYVDGKKVPIPINLTTVNTLLGKQFSESQLREYFDSMRIAVPEIKNSRDVVVSVVGEYFYEKFFKNYTFKQWGVYPDELSPEVTKRIPIRYDTDDRYFGDKHQGMPEEGFFKLFEKILDHKNITVVTGTDYKDVVGDVKFDKIIYTGPVDYFFDHMHGRLPYRSQSFEFETHDTEYFQEVAVVNYPNDHRYTKITESKHFTYQKHPKTTIVKEYPEAEGEPYYPMPMESAKKQYELYAKEAEKLKTVYFAGRLAQYRYYNMDQAIKQAIDLVGAIAKGEGK
- a CDS encoding GDP-mannose 4,6-dehydratase, whose protein sequence is MKILVTGGAGFIGSNVVDGYIEQGHEVVVIDNLSTGKMENLNKRAKFYLMDLCSKEVGKVFEIEKPEIVNHHGAQISVPASVLDPVFDADVNILGFLNIMECSVKHGVRKFIFISSGGAVYGEAVKEPATENSPATPLSPYAITKLTAEYYLNFYSHHYGLDYTVLRYANIFGPRQTPHAEAGVVAIFMEKLIAGTLPVIYHFQEEPDGMIRDYCYVKDIVSANLIALTKGTSHIINIGSSVETTTGRLYRAILQCAREKGYAKEDKFNEPLKGPARPGDLRKSTMNISKAATVLGWRPSYDLQHGLSETFGFYMGK